In uncultured Bacteroides sp., one genomic interval encodes:
- a CDS encoding lysophospholipid acyltransferase family protein: MKKLLSYPLSLLVYFFFLLVICVLHPIQWVCFNWFGYNAHKKSADYLGFFLLKTMSLTFSSSKVENIDLIPEGKPLIFVSNHQSLFDIMGFVWFFRKFHPKFVSKIELGKGIPSISFNLNHGGSVLIDRKNPKQALPAIKKLGEYIETNTRSAVIFPEGTRSKTGKPKKFSPNGLKILCKYAPSAYVVPVTINDSWKMFQYGSFPLGLGNRLTFTVHPPIKVSEYDFASLLEKTEQAVVSGISL, from the coding sequence TCTATTTTTTCTTTTTGTTGGTTATATGTGTGCTTCATCCCATTCAGTGGGTTTGTTTTAACTGGTTTGGATACAACGCGCATAAGAAAAGTGCAGACTATTTAGGTTTTTTCCTGCTAAAAACGATGTCTCTTACGTTTTCATCCTCGAAAGTTGAAAACATAGACCTCATCCCCGAAGGTAAACCTTTGATTTTTGTGTCAAATCACCAGAGTCTTTTTGATATAATGGGCTTTGTATGGTTCTTCAGAAAGTTTCACCCCAAATTTGTTAGTAAGATTGAACTGGGGAAAGGCATTCCAAGTATCTCTTTCAATTTAAATCACGGTGGTTCGGTGTTGATAGACCGGAAGAACCCAAAACAAGCATTGCCTGCTATAAAAAAGCTGGGTGAATATATTGAAACTAACACTCGGTCGGCAGTAATTTTCCCCGAAGGTACTCGTTCTAAAACCGGAAAGCCAAAGAAATTTTCTCCTAATGGTTTGAAGATTTTATGTAAATATGCACCAAGTGCCTATGTGGTACCTGTAACAATTAACGACTCCTGGAAAATGTTCCAATATGGTTCCTTCCCACTGGGATTGGGCAACCGCTTAACATTCACGGTTCATCCTCCTATCAAAGTCAGCGAATACGACTTCGCTTCTTTACTCGAGAAAACTGAACAAGCTGTTGTTTCCGGAATCAGTCTATA